A segment of the Brienomyrus brachyistius isolate T26 chromosome 13, BBRACH_0.4, whole genome shotgun sequence genome:
GGCTAATTAAGCAATTTTGCAAGTAGTATGACTGTTACTGCCATATGTTCCAGTATCTCAGGACCAGAGAATGGCGTGACAAGCAAAAAAACATCTAGTCAATGGCTGAAACCACCTTCTTAAGATCAGAGGTCAGTGGAAAATGCCTAGATCCATGAAATCTAACTGGAAGACCACAAATGTAAAAATAGCATAAAATGGGTGCTACCTGACACTAGTTACATGTACCTAATAAAGCAGCTGCTAAATGGAATGTTCAGCCTGAAAAATGCTGCAGAGTCAGCTCTCAGGGCATTACCTGACAAGTTACAGGTAATATGAAGGTGGCGCTTACCTTTCTGCTCCCTGGCGATTTTGCGAACTCCCTCCCTGAAGTCAGACAGGACTTTCAAGTATGGCATCACTGTGCTTTCCAGCTGGAAAAGCAAGATATTATGAAGACAGCTCTACTGGCAAAAACAACAGTCTTACAAATGCACACTCTTACAAAGTAGTAGCTTCTGTACAGCAACTCAACGCATACTAACAACATTGCTCCACACTTACATCCATGCCAGCGCTTCCTCCCACCGGAAATCCAACTGGTTCTGTGCCCTCAATCGCTCCGAAAGTCTGCAGGAGAGAAATGGTGGAGCCATTTTAATTATGCAAGACGGCCAAGTCTCCCATCTAGATCTGGAATAGCAAAGTAACATTTCTGCTGGTCCCACTCACCTTTAGCAGGTCTGTAAGATAGAGGGCGATGCTCTGAAGCAGAGAGCGGTTAGGTACTAGTTTGGCATTCTTCCTGTTGGCCATATAGGTATTGCTTTGGTTGACTAGGGCTCTCATTTCCTCCAGGGCTGTCCTGGTATCAATGTTGTCGCACAGTGCTTCGTGCACCTTGGCCTTCCGCTCGTAGAAGCTGGGAACATTCAACTCAGGCATGTTAACAAAAATGGCTCCAGGGTGAAATTACAAACACATTGCTGGTAAGCTATTCTGAACTCAGACAGCGGCTTAAGCGCGGGTATAATGAAGTATGAAAATTACTTACTGGCACAAAAGCACAAACTTCCCTCACCTCTGAttcagctcaatctccgccgcCTCCCACTTTTCAAACTGGCCCGTGAGGTCAGTTGGGGCTCTGAGTATGTCCTTAACGTTGAGGAAGAACTCCTGCAAGAAACAGGACAACTTGTGGTGACTCCACATATGCACATATGAAAAGCAATGTAAGCAAGTACAACAGGAGTAGCTACTACTCACATTCATGAATTTCTCATACTGGATGGCAGACTCCATGGTGTTCTCAGAGTAGTCCAACGTGTCCTTCCACGAGTGCATGAGGAAGGCCAGGCGCAGTTGTCTAGCTGAAGACCACAATGATGCCATGATACCCATATGTATAGACACAATGGCACTGACAGATATGTAGGGCTCACGTGATGTGCATACAGTCTGTTTCTTAGCGAGACTAAAAGCGCCTAACTGAATACAACTTAAGCATTGGCTAAAAACTAACAAACCGACTGATGTTTGACTAAGTATTTATGatttgcaaaaacagaaatttaTAGTAATGATCATAGGAGCAGAACTGGTTAACTGGTGTGCCTACCAGTGTGTTTGGCTAGAGCATCTTTGATTGTGATGAAATTCTTCAAGGATTTGGACATCTTGCAGCCCGCGATGGTCAGGTGACCCGTGTGCAGGAAGTAGCGAACCCAGTGGTCATTTTCAAAGTAGGCCTGTGCACAGGAAGGAAAAGTGTCCATGAGTCCTATCCTAAAGTTGATGTAGTTACCGTTCCTAACATTGCACAGATTCATCTCACCTCAGACTGTGCCAACTCATTGTCATGATGGGGGAACCGCAGGTCAAATCCTCCCCCATGGATGTCCATGGACTCTCCCAAAATGGAGCCAGCCATAGCAGAACACTCAATGTGCCAACCAGGTCGCCCCTTTGAAAACAGACAAACATTCTAGCTGTAAATATATGACAAATGTAAGAAAGACACTTTGCATTAACAAAATTGCATTTTTAGCTataacatctgtgtaatgaCTAGGCATGTAACGATTCACCCAATTCACGAAATCTGTTCAATTCACAATATTGGGTCCACAATTTgattttctcaaaaatgtaaaattaagaataattgcattttttttgtaataaaattattTCCCCATTCTTTATCAACTCAAATATtccttttattaaatttagaatacttttgttttattttaataaccaACAATATGTACATAAAATTGTAGACGTTTGGAGTAAAATATAGTAGcctattaaatgaaatattccttcatttaaaaaattaataaatagacTTTTTCATAATTAACAAATTTGTTGCCCGTAGGGGATCACATCTCGTTATTGTGCCTTCGGCTGTCTAAACAATCTAGAAAAAACTAAGAGATCACGTAGCCTAATAATAATTTGAGACATCTCACGGttaattttttatttcctcAACCTGAATCGTCATAAATTTGTAGCCCGATTTATCGTTGCGCGATATATCGTTACACGCCTACTAATGACATTACCTTGCCCCACGGGGAATCCCAAGACGGCTCCCCAGGCTTAGAAGCCTTCCATAAGGCGAAGTCAATCTGAGACCTCTTCTCACTCAACCTGTCTGCAGAGATACTCAGGTCTCCTACAGTATAAAATACAAGTGGGCATTAGTGAGACTTCCAGTTCAGATATATGATATATGCCAACATATCCATTGCCCAGATGCAATAACTGGACATACCCTCTCCTTCCTGTAGGGCTTTTTGATCTCCTACTGCCTCTGGCACAAGTTTAGCATATGAGTGCTTGCTGTTGTTGTCAAACTTGGCCACGTCAAAGTACACCGAACCGTTGGACACATACCTAAAGGTGACCACAAACAACTAAATTTCACTGGTCTGGCAACAAGGACAAAAGGGTTAATTTAAAGGGCAAACCTAGTTCACTCACCCATAGCCGTTCTCCACTATCTTCCTTACAAAGTCCACGATCTCAGGCACGTACTCGCTGACCCGGGTAAGGACGTCAGGGGGAAGAACCTTTACATAAACAGGTGTATGTCAGTGACTTGTGTTGCAGAAGGGAACAGAATGTAGTTGTAGAACAAAGAGTTTGCCTTACATTCAGGGCCTCCATGTCTTTGTGGTATTCCTCTTCCCAAAACTTGGGCAAAATAGAAAAAATGCAGTTCTCGCTCACATCACTGCCAAACTGGGAATCCAACCAATCGGACAGCAGGTCTCTTGATTCCTCCAGCAGCAACTTTGATAAAtaatgaaaatgtatttttgttttctgcacataaaattaattaattacacGTAAAGAGACCAGCATAAAGAGATAAGTCAATATTGCGAAAGGCGTTTACTAAACTACCTGCGCGTGGGCCTGTACAACCGAGTCTCCAGCTCGACTCtgcactgccccctgcaggggcCCCAGAGCAGCACTCACAGCTGCATCCAGTCGCTCCAGCATCTGCTTTTTGTCAGGATCTGTTGTGTCGGCTAACTTGATGAGGAAAGGCTAAGAAGCAGAAGGAACAACAAATAATTTACAAATGATTGCCAACACATTCTTGACCACGGTGTGCTTCGGGTACCCACTTCATCGGTCATTGTGGGtgttccccctccccccacatgcCTACATTTATCTCAGGTACATTACTGAATGGATAACACACTCCACAATTCCACTGGGTTTTACTTCCTGTGGTTAATATCTGTAGTATGGCAGCTACTCATAGACAACAATTACTCAATCCCATGTCAAAGATCAATAAAGACTCACCTTCCTGGCTGTCAGGACATCCTGTAATATCTGGGACGGCGCTGGTTTCTTCTCTTTGTACTGCTCCAATAAATAGTTCTGTCGGGCTCTTTTGATGATCTGTAGATTAGAATAGTGGTCAAATACATATCCAGATAACTAAAATATCAAAGGGCGCTCATTGACTGCTAACTGAAAAAATCTGAAACCAAATAATGTGGTCATTGAGGAATCAGCAGTAAAATGGAGCGACACAATGACAGTGAAAGGAAAAACTAATCTCCACTGTGGGGCCTGTGTTAGAGAAGCTCACACCCAAACCAATTATGCAGACATAAGTTGACAATCAAACCAGGTGAAAATATGGAAAAGGTTGACAACAGAAACAGGTGTATTATTCACATCCTTACTTTGTCATCAATATCTGTTATGTTCATGCAGTAGAGTACGTCATATTTGAAATAGTTCATCAAAATTCTTCGAAGAATGTCGAAAGAGATGTAGGatctgaaacagaaaacacagaATACCACCATGCAACAGAAAAATACCAGCTACTTATATTTACAGGGCTGGGATTAAGCTCATAGTGTAGCACTTAGGTTCATACTGAGTTGTGGCCCGAATTCCACTCTTACCTGGCGTGACCCATATGAGAGGCATCATACACAGTAGGTCCGCAGCAGTACCACTTCACTTTCCGTCCTTCTTGAGGGATAAATTCCTCCTGAAAAGCAGCTCTGAGAGTCAGGGGTACTGTCTatgccaggggtctccaactccggtcctggagggctaccgtccagtaggttttctatcctacctggcttctgatgagtcacacctgttctcaggtaaatatcaggaacaggttgtggctcatcagatgccatgtaggatagaaaacctactggacggtagccctccaggaccggagttggagacccctggtctaTGCTTCAGTAGAAAGAGGATGTTAAGCTCTCTGCCACCACATGGAACGCCAAACCAGCTCTGATGAGTTAAAAATGTTCTCACCTTTGTACGTGTAAGGCTGTTGTAGAGATACAGCTTAGGTACATCTGTCCTTTCTGGTGGAGACCATGGTGACTGGACTCTCTTCCCCTTACCTATAAAGGAGAAGGCAGATATCTGCTTGAGGATACACTTGTTCATTTACACTCTTTGTCACATGGTTGACAGTTGCAGGCACGTCTTGTGGCTTTGCTGACACTGGACAGTCTTTGTTAATGGGAAACAGCCAGACATTAATCACAGACAAAGGCAAGGACAAAAACATGATGCCACAAGCCTTTAAGCAAGGATCACCACtggctgtacacacacacaaaagacaACTCTGCTAATTGTATGCAACAAGAGCTGTCCAATAAGTAGTGAAAGTGAAAGTGCTTTGCAGTGACCCAAAAGAagtttgtttgtgtgttagGGTGAAATATAAAGAAGACCTGAGATTACCGACATCAGTTCGACAGACCCGACAGAATCATCGCTGTTTTTGAGGCGAGTCCTCTACACCAAAAAGATTTATTCATTATAATTATGGACAATGATAAAACTATAAGGCATGCAGTTTCAGTAATTTCCAACCCTGGTCTGGGAACCCAAAGTAATCGTTTTGTTCTGAATTCTTCTCTTCAAAAAACATATAACGCATTTCCTGAGATGTGCTTGAACGTCACTTAGGActgcaaaaatgttttaattgtcCCCAATGACAAGGACACCCATCAAAGGAAATGCATTTCTTAGATTAGGAGTGTTTTCACATACGGTCTTCTTTAAATGAACCAAACTCCGTCTTCTCGAAGTGGACCAGAGAGTGGGCCAAACGAATGAGGACTCGGTTCTCTCTGGATTCACACTGTCCACCTCCCAGAAGGACTCAGTCCACTTTCTGGTGCACTTGAGCTTTTATGTGGTCTCAGTCCATTTCACATTCACACTTGACTGGTTCACAATTAACTGGtcatgacagtcatttctttctcAACAAAATGTCAAGTTCATGAGAATGACCCATATTTTAGTATTTGTTTTATAGTTTAAGTTAAACTTGTGATGTACAAATTATTCATTTCCAACAAAAATACTACTTGAAAGCAAATATAAGCTGactttcaatgttttttttttaaaaaccacaCACCTTCCGGATTAATGGTATATACCACATGTACATAATCACAGGTACTGAACAGGCAGAtgaaaacattcatttcaaCCTCGTGATTAATCTAAATCTAAAATCTATTTGGGCTCTAAAAACAGATGCGTGACAATCACTGAAAAGAACACTTTATAACATGATAGATTTGGAGGCACAATCcttcaataaaataaatcaaatattgcAAATTACAATATTTTTGTCCTATGAATGCCTCCAtcaggtattttttttaattcaagcAAACTAaggaaggaatattataggTCTCTGATAAAATCTATGGACATATTATTTCCCATTAGGGCAACAAAATATTTCATGTGTTAACGCGATAAATTTCCCACCTCTATAAATTAATGTAATCTATCTTAAGAATTCATAATAATTTTTGATCGTTGATTTGATATCAGCAGTGTACAGAACACAAAAACGTCTAGAGAAAAAAGGAAGAAACCTGAGCACACTTTTTGCTCAGAGATCGTCAGCAAGCGAACCTGTTAACTCGAAATGAACTGAACTTAAATTGGCTGAATCGAGCCAAGTGTGAACACGCCCTAACATATTACGGGTTCCCAGGAGCAGGTTTCGGGCCCCTGAACTACTAGGGGCCATACAGCGAAGTCCACTGGCTGGGATCGTCCTATTTTTCCTACGGCTTTACTCACTGCAGCACTGATCGGCGGCCGAAGTGGACGTTTGGGGGTCCAGCTGCAGGGCCTGTACGTGTCTGTACCAGCGCAGGGCGTGGGGGTACTGCGGCGGAGGGGGCCCGCGGAGACGCGCCAAGGCCTGCGCGTCAATCTGCGACAGGCCAAAGCCGGCCAGGTAACTGCGGCTGCTCAGGTACTCGTTCAGGGCCCCCAAATTGGGGGGCTCTTCTGTTACACGCAGCAAGAAGCCATAATCAAAGGCTGCGAAGACAAGAGGGCACATATATGGAGGCTAGTGTATAATACCTCTGTTGATGGAGTCCGTTTCTAAGCCCGGAATTCGCGAATGGATAATCTATTGGCAAGATGCATCAACGCTAAAGTGGTCTAATCTACCACACCCTTTGTGACGTTACTACTGCCTGCACTATTTAATGGGGCATTATTCCACTTTCACTTTCGTttccttttaatattttatctgacagtttttttattaaatcgACCGTCTTGCattaatagaaatgaatggaaatcgCTAGCCATATTGCCGGGGCGAAGAGAATcgctgggaaaaaaaactgtaatgcaATTCAATGAACAGCTAGCAGAAGTGCCTGGCTGATTCATTACTGTTTTGATTATACTACCTCCGTGCTGCAAATGACAGTAAATAAAAACGGACCTTCTGGAGTAAAGTCTACCGAAAAACACATGCTGCTGATTCGATTACGATCTTTTATATTTACTAGCAGGTCAGCATTTAACACGATCCACATAAAGGTAGCTAGCTGTGCAGTAAGCTAACAGCTTTGCCCAAGACATGAGGGCATGAATGTGCATGCGTCAGATCAGTCTTTAATGAGGTTCTTAAACATAACAAAAAACCACCACATATCGGCGTATGCAAACGTACTCCGATGGCTTGGTGAAAGCTTTAAGATCATTAACTTATTCCTTTCAATGCATAATAAATCCCACTTTACCTAGCTCTCCTGATGCTGCCATCATTGCCTCCGGATTCTGATGCAACATTGACCGACACGGAAGAGGCGTGATCTTCCACAACCGGTGTCGCTTATGCTTAAATGAAGCTCAGGGCAAAGATGAAAACGGACAATAACCATTTGCTTTTAAATCTATAAGAAGTACCTGGCTACATTGTggtcatttaatattttttttcgcTGCACTCAATAGTGGATGCTGTTAAAAGTAAACATTTTGCTGGCTAGTTGCACCATGCATTTTCTGCCggcatatataataataacaatagtaataaaattAATACGCCCTTAACAATGATGCTGTTGAACGCATTACAGTCGTAACCTTAAAAGGGTTGAGTGGTGAACAAGTTTTTGTTTTgcataaattatatatacagaGTCTGACGCTTGACAGGGGGCGGTATTAACGTGAATACTGTGTTCTCATTCATACAGCGGGAAGACGCAGTAGGGTAAAGGGGCTGTGTCTACGCAAACCGGGCATAAACATCACTAAAATATACACGCTCCTAGACGAAAGTGCGTTTATTTTAAGCATCAAGGTAAGTCACACATGACTGCATTTTGTTCCTGATTTTATGAAATAGCAGCGGCGCGATGTTTGAAGTAAAGAAATATGGCTGCTACGTGTATCCATCCAGTTCAGGGCAGCGGCTGGTGGTCAAATGTGACACACCGGCATACGCACTTGAACTATTCTCTGTTTTGACTTTGACTTTTTATCTGGTGTTTACAAAAGGAATTCCCAATTAATGATAGTCTTCTGAAATAAGGGCCTAAAACGTGGTGGTTTATCTGTATATACGCCTTTTTTTAGGAATGCCGTTGCTGGAAACTGAAGCAGTTCTGTAAAGTTTTGCATTTAATCCACATAGGTAGTGAGGCTGCAACACATGCGTACCCTGTACAGCATTTTGTTTGAGAGGTTTTGCATCCTTCTCCGACAAAGATCGTGATTTTTGTACGTACTGTAAAAATCCATGTGAAGAGGAAGAAACCAAATGCCAGATTTTTAAGCACCAGTGATGCATTTAGCCGGTATTCGGACACTGCGGACACGGCTTTGCTTAATACGGTCCAGAGGGTGGTGTCGCAAAGTGATTGTTTGGATCATAATTTCATATCGTCATGCCCAGAATAGGTCGTTTATTCTAATACGCAGGCACGACGCCAGGTGTTATTCAATATGTAAaatgagatttttttaaatcagcagATTTCCTGTATTCCCCAAATGAATATACAATGACTATGCGTTAACAGCAGACAGTATTAAGTAATAGGGTTCGAGTTCATGGGGAGTTTAAATTAGTCAAGGTCAGTAGTGAAAGAATTTGTCGACTGTTTACGTTGTCAGCAGACAGGTGTCGCATTCATGAGGTCGGAAAATAACCCGCTAGCCAGACAATTTTACCTTTTATTTCCTATTGTGAAATCTTACATACTCTTGCAAAGATtcaggatgtttttttttcattcggaTCCGCTATTCAGACCTCAATTTCCATACACGTGGTTCGTAAATCACTGGTATTTTTTTTCTACGTAACACTGATTAAACTGAGTTTATTTTGATACATGACGACACATTTTCCTTGGTTATATCCAGTTTTTGAGTGTATGCATTTCAAGATTCAAAACACgtttgtttaaatacacaaacgtACTTCCGATAAACGCGATTTAGTTTTGTGTAAAGCTTAGCTGAAAGAAGACAATTCTATCTTAATATAGTGGGTGTATCTGTTTTGTAacgtggtttaaaaaaaaaaaagccggcTGCTCCGCTCCCTTTGCTGCAGCGCCAGTCTCGCGCCGTAACCTTTCCCCTAGTTTTCTGAGGCACGAGGAGTCACGTGACCGCGGAACTCCTGCGGGGGGATGGGCGTCGCTTGTGAAATGTGACTGAATGGAAACGCCGTCGCGCATAGCAATCCCCATGTCCTTCAGGTGTCACGCTTCGGAACATTTATCACATTTATATCGTTTTAAGTCCCAAATAAATACGCATACAAAGGCTGCGTGTTTTGCGAAGTCTTCTGAATTTCTGCTCGTCGCTGTGTCTTAATCGATGAACTAGTTCGGTTGAACAtcattatacattattttgtaatATGCCACATTTTCCTGCCATAGAGAATATGATTATCCACGCGTTTTGGCACAATCCAGCGTGCGTTCGCGTATTTGCGTTTCCATGGTCACGGGGCTCGCGCAGTTTGTGGAATTTCCTTGTGCATCCAGGATTTCCAACCAAGTCTGCAGGAACTTATCTTAAATTGACAAATGTCGAATTACCCTCTCCCCCGGCTCCCAGTTCTCGGGggaacaaataaaaaatatccaTATGAAGTTCGTAGTTCCTTAGTAAAGTGATGTTATGTTATGTGATCACGCCAAGGGAGTCACCTAATAATAGGTCGTCCTGAATCTTTAATTCGGGTCATCCGGATCCTTTCCCTTCGGGAAACCCCCAAATAATTTGTTAAACAATGGGAGATGTATAAATATTGCAGCGTATTATCAAGTTTAATTATTGGTTGTGCACGGTTTGTTTTCAGTTACCCTAATCTCCGAATTACTATTTGCAAATTATATTATGAAAAACGGCTGcccccctccatcctgggttgttccctgcgtcgtgcccattgcttccgggataggctccggacttccCGCGACCCAGaacgataagcggtttggaaaatggatggatggattatgaaaAATTATTCAACCATCTTATTGTGATTTATTTCAAGTTCCAGACTTGTAGACAAGTGTGTGCGTATTTAATGATGAGCTTCGGTGGCTGAAGCACTGTTAGTAAGTACAATGATGTGGCTAAGAATAGCTCAGCATTTAAGGAGGACTCTCTTAAAAACGATTATGTAAACATCACATCGCAGTTACTAGCAAAGAAACATGCAATTGAAATCAGATATGCAATAAAAGTTTCACTCTGATAAGCTCCCTAACTTCTGCTCCTGCTGGCACTCAGTGCTGCAGTGAGTGAAGTCGAAGGGAAAATAGCCAGTGAGCTTCACTGTGTGACCCATAAAAGTTAATATTTTTCATCTATACATCCATATATCTacatttattgtatttaaatgTGAATTACATTTCTTTCTAAAAGCTTGTAAGCAAGTGTATTGCTAACTTTTTAAACTAGTGTTGTTTTATTGTCCCTTGAATGCATGTTTCCAGTAGCCTTTGTAAAATGGTATATGGCGTTTTAAAGGATGATGTGTCGAGTCATTCTTCAGTTCTTCCATAAACTTTATCAGTTGGCATGTTTGAAAGTTTGTTTTTCATTGGTATTGATTCAGACTTTCTTGCATCAGCGTGGTATATGATCTCTGTGACTCGGTCAATACTCGCTTGCAGGTTAGGCAGTTACCATAAATCAGTCACCAGAacttctacatttttttttattccatatTATTTGATGAATATTATCGTTTTCTTGTTGGCAAAGGTTTTCTGTGGGGGAAGTGGAATGGAAGTTGTGACATTAAATAACGGTTTACAAGGAACCAAAGCAAAACATTTGGTTTCTCTCTTAAAGGAATAGGAGTTTATTCGTTTTTACCACTTAAAGGGCAGGTGAATGAGCGTGTCGCTTCTCTGTTGTCTCCACAGCTATCGTGAGTCACCATCATGGCAGAAGCGCACCAGGCTGTAGCCTTCCAGTTCACAGTCGGCCCCGATGGCATCGACCTCCAGCTCAGCCACGAGGCGCTCCGGCAGATTTACCTCTCTGGCCTCCACTCCTGGAAGAAGAGGTTTATTCGCTTTAAGGTGCGTCCCATCGCTCTGTACCTACACCTGTAATACAGAGCAATGTTTcacaatccagtcctcaggaatCCTACAgctggtccacgtttttgctccttcccagttccctgccagacaatcaccatttttgctccctcacaggactccaaacatggactgtctatgAGTCCCTGAAGACCagcttgagaaacactggtttagaggGTAGCTGCAGTACCTGATGAATTAAGACTGGACTGTTTAGCTAAATGTTCTAAATGATTATACAGGCGCCCCCTGGGTTACGATGGTCCGTGTTACGATATATCGGCTTCACGATGGGTATTCCAATTCCATTCCATTTTTCACTTACAGTTATTCAATgaattacatgaaatattcaacactttattatTAAATCGGCTTTGTGTTAATTATTTTGCCCAACTGTTGGCTAATGTAAGTTTCctaagtatgtttaaagtagactaggctaggctatgatgtttgttaggctAGTTGCACTGTATTCAAATACATTTACTTCTTACTATATTTTCTCCTTATAATTGGTTTTTTGGAACATAACTCCATCGTAACCTGGGGGCCGTCTGTATAGCTAAATGTCCTTATAAACACTGTTCACATTCATAGACGTTTAATTATGACTGAGAAGTATAATGCTACAGGCACCAAGCAAATACTgtgtccctctgtgtgtgtgtgtgtgttttttttgcagaatgggATAATGACTGGGGTCTACCCTGGAAGTCCTTCAGGGTTCTTGGTGGTAGTGGTGGGGTACATGTCTTCAACCAAATATGCACGTATGGACCCCACACTCGGGCTGATTGACAAACTGGGGATGCACCTCCCAGTCAGGTAATGCCACATTTCACGGCGGCTGCCGTTCTGCATTGGCACTTGTTTGCGCGGGAACAGAACCAGGACTTCAgaaggttttgtttttcaggttgaGTGACTTGAATGGAGCAGAGGTCATTTGTAGGATACGTCGCTGCAAATATACTAAAGTTTTGTCAACACCCAATGAACTTTCACCTATTTAACTTTGTGTGCTTGGGGAAGTTTTCCCGTTGTCCTTGTGTATGACTTGGCACTTCCTGGGATAAACCTGAATATTCACAGAATGCTAAGATTCGGTGAACTTCAGT
Coding sequences within it:
- the cars1 gene encoding cysteine--tRNA ligase, cytoplasmic isoform X1, which gives rise to MLHQNPEAMMAASGELAFDYGFLLRVTEEPPNLGALNEYLSSRSYLAGFGLSQIDAQALARLRGPPPPQYPHALRWYRHVQALQLDPQTSTSAADQCCSKGKRVQSPWSPPERTDVPKLYLYNSLTRTKEEFIPQEGRKVKWYCCGPTVYDASHMGHARSYISFDILRRILMNYFKYDVLYCMNITDIDDKIIKRARQNYLLEQYKEKKPAPSQILQDVLTARKPFLIKLADTTDPDKKQMLERLDAAVSAALGPLQGAVQSRAGDSVVQAHAQLLLEESRDLLSDWLDSQFGSDVSENCIFSILPKFWEEEYHKDMEALNVLPPDVLTRVSEYVPEIVDFVRKIVENGYGYVSNGSVYFDVAKFDNNSKHSYAKLVPEAVGDQKALQEGEGDLSISADRLSEKRSQIDFALWKASKPGEPSWDSPWGKGRPGWHIECSAMAGSILGESMDIHGGGFDLRFPHHDNELAQSEAYFENDHWVRYFLHTGHLTIAGCKMSKSLKNFITIKDALAKHTARQLRLAFLMHSWKDTLDYSENTMESAIQYEKFMNEFFLNVKDILRAPTDLTGQFEKWEAAEIELNQSFYERKAKVHEALCDNIDTRTALEEMRALVNQSNTYMANRKNAKLVPNRSLLQSIALYLTDLLKTFGAIEGTEPVGFPVGGSAGMDLESTVMPYLKVLSDFREGVRKIAREQKVTEVLALCDAVRDETLPELGVRLEDHEGLPTVVKLVDKETLLKEKEEKKKLEEEKKRKREEAAQKKQEQENAKLAKMKIPPSQLFRLETDKYSAFDETGFPTHDAEGKEISKGQSKKLRKLYEAQEKLHKEYLEMVHNGN
- the cars1 gene encoding cysteine--tRNA ligase, cytoplasmic isoform X2; the encoded protein is MLHQNPEAMMAASGELGKGKRVQSPWSPPERTDVPKLYLYNSLTRTKEEFIPQEGRKVKWYCCGPTVYDASHMGHARSYISFDILRRILMNYFKYDVLYCMNITDIDDKIIKRARQNYLLEQYKEKKPAPSQILQDVLTARKPFLIKLADTTDPDKKQMLERLDAAVSAALGPLQGAVQSRAGDSVVQAHAQLLLEESRDLLSDWLDSQFGSDVSENCIFSILPKFWEEEYHKDMEALNVLPPDVLTRVSEYVPEIVDFVRKIVENGYGYVSNGSVYFDVAKFDNNSKHSYAKLVPEAVGDQKALQEGEGDLSISADRLSEKRSQIDFALWKASKPGEPSWDSPWGKGRPGWHIECSAMAGSILGESMDIHGGGFDLRFPHHDNELAQSEAYFENDHWVRYFLHTGHLTIAGCKMSKSLKNFITIKDALAKHTARQLRLAFLMHSWKDTLDYSENTMESAIQYEKFMNEFFLNVKDILRAPTDLTGQFEKWEAAEIELNQSFYERKAKVHEALCDNIDTRTALEEMRALVNQSNTYMANRKNAKLVPNRSLLQSIALYLTDLLKTFGAIEGTEPVGFPVGGSAGMDLESTVMPYLKVLSDFREGVRKIAREQKVTEVLALCDAVRDETLPELGVRLEDHEGLPTVVKLVDKETLLKEKEEKKKLEEEKKRKREEAAQKKQEQENAKLAKMKIPPSQLFRLETDKYSAFDETGFPTHDAEGKEISKGQSKKLRKLYEAQEKLHKEYLEMVHNGN